Proteins encoded together in one Coffea arabica cultivar ET-39 chromosome 2c, Coffea Arabica ET-39 HiFi, whole genome shotgun sequence window:
- the LOC113725068 gene encoding protein IQ-DOMAIN 23-like: MGKTSRWLRSLLGSKNSPSSAFPESSSPSSSSSTKDKKKTISSSKSGLIKSSISSNYDNKALNAAGGGLRWSYDDPSSSPYAELDANKHAIAVAAATAAVAEAALAAAQAAAEVVRLTSASTSAGGTRTVSFTPQGSSGRDWRQEVAAVKIQSAFRAYLARRALRALKGLVKLQALVRGHIVRKQSADMLRRMQAMARIQARASATRANTSDSSHAHMKASQHCHADTPAPKKHDIPQRSYSTKHEGPELKRWVSKPNISNSIKVEGLHLGSSWLDRWMEECTWNNQNGSCLNNVSRDDEKSIKILEIDTWKPHHNPRQSEKIFQASQGFRAWNDNGQSVTTFDPISGLATKLEKPNPSVSSGEVPNLRSLKFHPQEEHVLAWTADNSPCLHSASSRPGTSSRRGPFTPSRSECSRSVYGDYLSHPSYMANTESSLAKVRSQSAPRQRTQYERLGANWKFVPSLWDAETVSERGTPHSNLRSKAYHSSGLDRVGMRVHGDNVDFSATYRSRR, encoded by the exons ATGGGCAAAACCTCCAGATGGCTCCGTTCGCTTCTGGGCTCCAAAAACTCCCCTTCCTCAGCCTTCCCTGAATCGTCATcaccttcttcatcttcttcaaccaaagataagaagaaaaccATATCCAGCTCCAAATCGGGTCTCATCAAATCTTCCATTTCCTCCAATTATGACAACAAGGCCTTAAATGCTGCTGGTGGTGGCCTCAGATGGTCCTACGACGACCCTTCTTCCAGCCCCTATGCAGAATTGGACGCAAACAAACACGCCATAGCCGTAGCGGCTGCCACCGCCGCCGTCGCCGAGGCTGCTCTTGCTGCCGCCCAGGCAGCTGCAGAGGTCGTCAGGCTGACTAGTGCCAGCACGTCTGCTGGTGGGACTAGAACTGTTTCCTTCACTCCTCAGGGCAGCAGCGGCAGAGACTGGCGGCAAGAAGTGGCGGCTGTTAAGATTCAGTCGGCTTTCAGAGCTTACCTG GCTAGGAGAGCACTAAGGGCCCTTAAGGGATTGGTAAAACTTCAAGCTCTAGTCAGAGGTCACATCGTCAGAAAGCAAAGTGCAGACATGCTCCGCCGAATGCAGGCAATGGCTCGAATACAAGCTCGAGCATCTGCTACTAGGGCTAACACTTCGGACTCCTCCCATGCTCACATGAAGGCCTCCCAGCATTGCCATGCT GATACTCCAGCACCCAAAAAGCATGACATTCCACAGCGTTCTTACAGTACCAAACACGAAGGACCAGAGCTGAAG AGATGggtttcaaaaccaaacatcaGCAACAGTATCAAAGTTGAGGGATTGCATTTGGGTTCCAGTTGGTTAGATCGCTGGATGGAAGAATGTACATGGAACAACCAGAATGGTTCCTGCTTAAACAATGTGTCCCGTGACGACGAGAAAAGCATCAAGATACTTGAAATAGACACTTGGAAGCCACATCATAACCCAAGACAAAGTGAGAAGATCTTCCAGGCTTCACAGGGTTTTCGGGCGTGGAATGACAATGGGCAGAGCGTTACAACATTTGATCCCATATCCGGACTTGCAACAAAGCTTGAGAAACCAAATCCAAGTGTATCTTCTGGGGAAGTTCCAAATTTAAGGTCACTAAAATTCCATCCACAAGAGGAACACGTACTTGCATGGACTGCTGATAACAGCCCATGTCTACACTCTGCATCTTCTAGACCTGGCACTAGCAGCAGAAGAGGTCCCTTTACTCCCTCAAGGAGCGAGTGTTCTAGGAGCGTGTACGGTGACTACTTGAGTCACCCCAGTTACATGGCTAATACGGAGTCATCTCTTGCTAAAGTCAGGTCACAAAGTGCCCCCAGACAAAGGACACAGTATGAGAGACTTGGGGCGAATTGGAAGTTTGTTCCCAGTCTTTGGGATGCAGAAACCGTTTCTGAGAGAGGTACCCCACACTCTAATCTCAGGAGCAAAGCCTACCATAGCTCTGGTTTGGATAGAGTAGGGATGCGAGTCCACGGTGATAATGTGGACTTCAGTGCTACTTATCGTAGTAGGCGCTAA
- the LOC113720955 gene encoding protein 108-like isoform X2 produces the protein MATVKKSVASFGSSPAMLALLFLALVLQNHVVKSQEPSCPTTLANLNVCVPFLVPGSGPADNPPSAECCNAVQAVKEDCICNTLQIASRLPTRCNLPVLNCSAN, from the exons ATGGCCACCGTCAAGAAGTCTGTTGCTTCATTCGGGTCCTCCCCTGCAATGCTGGCTTTACTGTTTCTGGCTCTCGTCCTGCAAAACCATGTGGTGAAATCCCAAGAACCCAGCTGCCCAACCACCCTCGCAAACCTCAATGTATGCGTCCCGTTCTTGGTGCCAGGGTCAGGGCCAGCTGATAACCCCCCAAGCGCTGAATGCTGCAACGCAGTACAAGCAGTGAAAGAGGATTGCATTTGCAACACTCTCCAAATTGCTTCCCGTCTTCCAACTAGGTGCAACCTCCCCGTCCTCAACTGCT CAGCAAACTGA
- the LOC113720955 gene encoding protein 108-like isoform X3 has product MATVKKSVASFGSSPAMLALLFLALVLQNHVVKSQEPSCPTTLANLNVCVPFLVPGSGPADNPPSAECCNAVQAVKEDCICNTLQIASRLPTRCNLPVLNCSN; this is encoded by the exons ATGGCCACCGTCAAGAAGTCTGTTGCTTCATTCGGGTCCTCCCCTGCAATGCTGGCTTTACTGTTTCTGGCTCTCGTCCTGCAAAACCATGTGGTGAAATCCCAAGAACCCAGCTGCCCAACCACCCTCGCAAACCTCAATGTATGCGTCCCGTTCTTGGTGCCAGGGTCAGGGCCAGCTGATAACCCCCCAAGCGCTGAATGCTGCAACGCAGTACAAGCAGTGAAAGAGGATTGCATTTGCAACACTCTCCAAATTGCTTCCCGTCTTCCAACTAGGTGCAACCTCCCCGTCCTCAACTGCT CAAACTGA
- the LOC113720955 gene encoding protein 108-like isoform X1, with translation MATVKKSVASFGSSPAMLALLFLALVLQNHVVKSQEPSCPTTLANLNVCVPFLVPGSGPADNPPSAECCNAVQAVKEDCICNTLQIASRLPTRCNLPVLNCSAAN, from the exons ATGGCCACCGTCAAGAAGTCTGTTGCTTCATTCGGGTCCTCCCCTGCAATGCTGGCTTTACTGTTTCTGGCTCTCGTCCTGCAAAACCATGTGGTGAAATCCCAAGAACCCAGCTGCCCAACCACCCTCGCAAACCTCAATGTATGCGTCCCGTTCTTGGTGCCAGGGTCAGGGCCAGCTGATAACCCCCCAAGCGCTGAATGCTGCAACGCAGTACAAGCAGTGAAAGAGGATTGCATTTGCAACACTCTCCAAATTGCTTCCCGTCTTCCAACTAGGTGCAACCTCCCCGTCCTCAACTGCT CAGCAGCAAACTGA
- the LOC113725069 gene encoding probable methyltransferase PMT15, whose translation MAGPSPQPYYTPISKPAANAHVNTWKRNNLYSLVLITILCSLSYLFGVWQHGGATTSFTTPSNVGSTPPCVLPENTTTSIATTASKTSNSKALDFSSHHSADDRGIGKVSGGSAKVYPPCDVKYSEYTPCEDPKRSLKFSRSRLIYRERHCPAKHELLKCRIPAPYGYRNPFKWPLSRDLAWYANVPHKELTVEKAVQNWIRYEGDRFRFPGGGTMFPNGADAYIDDIGKLINLKDGSIRTAIDTGCGVASWGAYLLSRNILAMSFAPRDTHEAQVQFALERGVPALIGVLASKRLPYPSRAFDMAHCSRCLIPWGQYDGVFLTEVDRVLRPGGYWILSGPPIRWRKYWKGWQRTREDLNKEQTGIEQVAKSLCWKKLIEKDDIAIWQKPANHTQCKKLKKVYNSPAFCPNQDPDKAWYTNIETCLTPLPEVSDGEEIAGGRLEKWPKRLNAIPPRISTGTVNGITPQTFQKDSQLWERRISYYKTVNNQLGQAGRYRNLLDMNAFLGGFAASLVEDPVWVMNVIPVEAKVNTLGVIYERGLIGTYQSWCEAMSTYPRTYDLIHADSVLTLYKDRCEMEDILLEMDRILRPEGSLIIRDDVDILVKAKRIADALNWDSQIVDHEDGPLEREKLLFAVKSYWTAPASSDQDDSKTS comes from the exons ATGGCGGGTCCGAGCCCACAGCCCTACTACACTCCCATATCCAAACCCGCAGCCAACGCCCACGTCAATActtggaaaagaaacaatctTTACTCCTTGGTCCTCATCACCATCCTCTGCTCTCTTTCTTATCTCTTCGGCGTCTGGCAACACGGCGGAGCCACCACCTCCTTCACCACCCCCTCCAACGTGGGCTCGACTCCCCCTTGTGTCCTCCCCGAGAACACCACCACTTCTATAGCCACCACCGCGTCAAAAACTTCCAACTCCAAGGCTTTAGACTTCAGCTCCCACCACTCCGCCGACGACCGAGGGATAGGTAAGGTTTCCGGTGGTTCCGCCAAGGTTTACCCACCGTGCGACGTCAAGTACAGTGAATACACACCTTGCGAGGACCCCAAAAGGTCGTTGAAATTTTCAAGGTCCCGGTTGATATATAGGGAGCGGCACTGCCCGGCGAAACACGAGTTACTCAAGTGTCGGATACCGGCGCCTTACGGGTACAGAAACCCGTTCAAGTGGCCGTTGAGCAGGGATCTGGCGTGGTACGCCAATGTGCCCCACAAGGAATTGACGGTAGAGAAGGCCGTACAGAACTGGATACGGTACGAGGGCGACCGGTTTAGATTTCCTGGTGGCGGGACCATGTTCCCCAACGGTGCTGATGCCTACATTGATGATATTGGAAAGTTGATCAATCTCAAAGATGGCTCTATTAGAACGGCTATTGATACCGGCTGCGGG GTTGCAAGTTGGGGAGCTTATCTTTTGTCCAGAAATATTCTCGCAATGTCATTTGCACCGAGGGATACGCATGAAGCCCAGGTGCAATTTGCTCTGGAGCGAGGAGTTCCTGCTTTAATTGGAGTTCTAGCCTCCAAGAGGCTCCCTTATCCTTCTAGGGCTTTTGACATGGCTCATTGTTCTCGCTGCCTCATTCCTTGGGGCCAATATG ATGGGGTTTTCTTAACTGAAGTTGATAGAGTTCTAAGGCCCGGGGGATATTGGATCCTGTCTGGTCCGCCCATCCGCTGGAGAAAATACTGGAAAGGCTGGCAGCGGACAAGGGAGGATTTGAACAAGGAACAAACTGGAATCGAGCAAGTAGCTAAGAGCCTGTGCTGGAAAAAGTTGATCGAGAAGGACGATATTGCTATCTGGCAAAAACCAGCTAATCATACGCAATGCAAAAAGCTCAAGAAGGTTTATAACAGTCCTGCATTCTGCCCCAATCAAGATCCTGATAAGGCCTG GTACACCAATATAGAGACTTGTTTAACGCCTTTGCCTGAAGTTTCTGATGGCGAAGAGATTGCCGGTGGACGGTTGGAAAAATGGCCAAAGAGATTAAATGCAATACCACCTAGGATCAGCACGGGAACTGTAAATGGGATCACCCCACAAACTTTCCAGAAGGACTCCCAACTCTGGGAGAGGAGAATTTCATACTATAAGACTGTTAATAACCAACTTGGACAAGCTGGAAGGTACAGAAATTTACTGGACATGAACGCATTCTTGGGTGGATTTGCAGCAAGTTTGGTCGAGGATCCTGTTTGGGTGATGAATGTAATTCCCGTTGAGGCCAAGGTCAACACGCTTGGTGTAATATATGAACGAGGATTGATCGGGACTTACCAGAGCTG GTGCGAAGCGATGTCAACTTATCCAAGAACTTACGATCTCATTCATGCTGATTCAGTTTTGACTCTCTACAAGGATAG GTGTGAAATGGAAGACATTCTCCTGGAAATGGATAGAATATTAAGGCCCGAAGGAAGTTTAATCATTCGTGATGATGTAGATATATTGGTTAAAGCAAAGAGGATAGCAGATGCCCTGAATTGGGATAGTCAGATTGTGGATCATGAAGATGGACCATTGGAGAGGGAGAAGCTTCTTTTTGCTGTAAAATCATACTGGACAGCCCCAGCTTCCTCTGATCAAGACGATAGTAAAACGTCATAG